Proteins from one Oscillatoria sp. FACHB-1406 genomic window:
- a CDS encoding photosystem II S4 domain protein, with the protein MLPREELLKGVENRDSLARVIDLAEQAIKTWEVTVTDFLSPAVLIEVEERFAKLTEIDRVAWGGYPQAERQRIGIARSEIPLDAAQVNLAAVDIAGNFLFDAATHRDFLGAMLGTGVVREKVGDILVLGERGAQAIVVPELVEFLETNLNQVRSVPVKVRRIELEELKVRPPKKKEMTTVEASLRLDAIASAGFGLSRSKMSDAISAGDVRVNWKEVSQPSYAVKSGDLISFRGKGRLEVGEIAITKKERYRVQLTRFV; encoded by the coding sequence ATGTTGCCCAGAGAAGAATTATTGAAAGGAGTTGAAAATCGCGACAGTTTGGCACGCGTTATCGACTTAGCCGAACAAGCCATTAAAACTTGGGAAGTAACGGTGACAGATTTTTTGTCGCCAGCGGTGTTAATTGAAGTCGAAGAACGCTTCGCAAAACTTACCGAAATCGATCGCGTCGCTTGGGGAGGATACCCGCAAGCAGAACGCCAACGCATCGGGATTGCACGTTCTGAAATTCCTTTGGATGCAGCACAAGTAAACCTCGCTGCTGTCGATATTGCAGGTAATTTTCTTTTCGATGCGGCGACGCATCGCGATTTCCTCGGTGCAATGTTAGGAACGGGAGTCGTGCGCGAGAAAGTCGGCGATATTCTCGTCCTCGGAGAACGGGGCGCGCAGGCGATTGTCGTCCCGGAATTGGTAGAATTTTTGGAGACGAACTTGAATCAAGTGCGATCGGTTCCAGTGAAAGTTCGACGCATCGAACTCGAGGAATTAAAAGTTCGCCCCCCCAAGAAAAAAGAAATGACAACCGTTGAAGCATCGCTGCGGTTAGACGCGATCGCATCGGCTGGTTTTGGACTCTCTCGCAGTAAAATGTCAGATGCAATTTCTGCCGGGGATGTGCGCGTTAACTGGAAAGAAGTATCGCAACCCAGTTATGCTGTCAAGTCTGGCGATCTAATTTCTTTTCGCGGCAAAGGACGTTTAGAAGTGGGCGAAATTGCTATTACAAAAAAAGAACGCTACCGCGTGCAATTAACTCGTTTCGTCTAA
- a CDS encoding monovalent cation/H(+) antiporter subunit G, which yields MINLLSYLCLGIGLFFWYWGTLPLLGKRSVLFKLHSLSVSDTLGSIAIVIGLLLRIPSEWPLLVLALVSLALWNTMLGYVLAYCSTKEGENDLS from the coding sequence ATGATCAATTTACTCAGTTATCTTTGCTTGGGAATCGGTCTCTTTTTTTGGTATTGGGGAACCTTACCGCTGTTGGGCAAGCGATCGGTATTATTCAAACTGCACAGCTTGTCCGTATCCGATACATTAGGTTCGATCGCGATCGTTATCGGACTGCTGCTGAGAATTCCCAGCGAATGGCCGCTTCTCGTCCTCGCCCTCGTTAGCTTAGCCCTCTGGAATACCATGCTGGGCTACGTTTTAGCTTATTGCTCGACCAAAGAAGGCGAAAATGACCTCTCCTAA
- a CDS encoding cation:proton antiporter has protein sequence MNALTIAWIAFPFFIGFLIFLFPKIDRVLGVIATFASIEYAILLFLQPSPLNYQLLDSFGVTLILDQLTSYFILTNALVTLAVLFYCWQRGKSAFFYGQLLILHGSVNAAFACADLISLYVALEVSGIAAFLLIAYPRSDRTLWVALRYLFVSNTAMLFYLIGAVLVYRASHSFSFAGLGNAPPEAIALIFLGLLVKGGIFLSGLWLPLTHSESETPVSAILSGVVVKAGVYPLIRCALMVEEVEPIVRFFGVVTALLGVFFAVFEKDSKRMLAFHTISQLGFILAAPVVGGFYALTHGLVKAALFMLAGRLPSRSFKELQERPIDRQIWIALVIASFSISGFPMLAGFGAKILTSKNFLPWQEVAMNIAALGTAISFAKFIFLPFKNSEEKSEIQRGFWAAMLILLGGLIAANSVYYEAYTWGNVIKPIATIVVGWGLYLTIFKRASVKLPRVVEEFEHLIGGMTLMSMFIFWIVLIRSNL, from the coding sequence ATGAATGCTCTGACAATCGCTTGGATTGCCTTCCCCTTCTTCATTGGGTTCCTCATCTTCCTATTTCCAAAAATCGATCGCGTCCTCGGAGTAATCGCAACCTTCGCCTCCATTGAATACGCGATTCTTTTATTTCTTCAGCCCTCACCCCTCAACTACCAGCTATTAGACAGCTTCGGGGTGACATTAATTTTAGACCAGCTAACCAGTTATTTCATCCTCACCAATGCCCTCGTTACCTTAGCCGTCTTGTTCTACTGTTGGCAGCGCGGGAAAAGTGCCTTTTTCTACGGCCAACTGCTGATTTTACACGGTAGCGTTAATGCGGCCTTTGCCTGTGCGGATTTAATCAGCTTGTACGTGGCGCTGGAAGTGAGCGGAATTGCCGCATTCCTGCTGATTGCCTATCCGCGCAGCGATCGCACGCTTTGGGTTGCCTTGCGCTACCTCTTCGTCAGCAATACTGCCATGCTGTTCTACCTCATCGGTGCAGTCTTGGTGTATCGGGCGAGTCATTCCTTCAGTTTCGCCGGATTGGGGAACGCGCCCCCCGAAGCGATCGCGCTGATTTTTCTGGGATTATTAGTTAAAGGTGGAATCTTCCTCTCTGGATTGTGGCTTCCGCTGACGCACTCCGAATCCGAAACCCCCGTCTCGGCAATCCTTTCCGGCGTTGTCGTCAAAGCAGGCGTATATCCCCTAATTCGCTGCGCGTTGATGGTGGAGGAAGTCGAACCCATCGTCCGCTTTTTTGGCGTAGTAACGGCCTTACTCGGCGTATTCTTCGCTGTCTTTGAAAAAGATAGTAAGCGAATGCTCGCATTTCATACCATATCCCAACTGGGTTTTATCCTTGCCGCACCCGTTGTCGGCGGGTTCTACGCCCTCACCCACGGACTGGTGAAAGCGGCGCTATTTATGCTAGCCGGACGCTTACCGAGTCGCAGCTTTAAAGAATTGCAAGAACGTCCCATCGATCGCCAGATTTGGATTGCTTTAGTCATTGCCAGCTTTTCGATTTCCGGTTTCCCGATGTTAGCCGGTTTTGGAGCCAAGATCTTAACCTCCAAAAACTTTTTGCCGTGGCAAGAAGTCGCGATGAATATTGCAGCCCTGGGAACCGCAATTTCTTTTGCAAAGTTCATCTTTTTGCCCTTCAAAAACTCGGAAGAGAAGTCAGAAATCCAACGCGGTTTTTGGGCAGCTATGTTAATCTTACTGGGTGGATTAATCGCCGCCAATAGTGTTTACTACGAAGCCTATACTTGGGGGAACGTTATTAAACCGATCGCAACGATTGTTGTAGGATGGGGACTGTACTTAACAATTTTCAAGCGAGCGAGCGTCAAACTTCCTCGCGTTGTTGAAGAATTCGAGCATTTAATCGGAGGAATGACGTTAATGTCAATGTTTATTTTTTGGATTGTGTTGATACGTTCAAACTTATGA
- a CDS encoding Na+/H+ antiporter subunit E: protein MNLLLRLTIWFLLTSDFSLPNIIIGIAIALLLPGPRITSASLGDWLRALREIFVAVPQAYVEAVEMILRPHRHEEIVAERVKPQRSLGLIFLDIFLITFTPKTIVVRYRQEGWYDVHYVRRRLH from the coding sequence ATGAATCTCCTATTAAGATTGACGATTTGGTTCTTATTAACCTCAGATTTCAGTTTGCCGAACATTATTATCGGGATTGCGATCGCCTTACTGCTGCCCGGGCCGCGCATAACCTCGGCATCGCTGGGAGATTGGCTGCGCGCGCTGCGCGAGATTTTTGTTGCCGTTCCTCAAGCTTATGTCGAAGCAGTTGAAATGATCCTGCGCCCGCACCGCCACGAAGAGATCGTCGCCGAACGGGTTAAACCGCAGCGATCGCTGGGATTAATTTTTCTCGATATTTTTCTGATTACTTTTACCCCAAAAACCATTGTCGTGAGATATCGGCAAGAAGGATGGTACGACGTTCATTACGTGCGAAGGAGGCTGCATTGA
- a CDS encoding GNAT family N-acetyltransferase has translation MSPLFADKDKSALMLQAPEVFTTERLILRRPRLADAEAIFEYASDPKVIHYMDYRPRTDVSEVLKFLESRPAEWESGSFSWVLTVKPDDRPIGTISCWVEDRAAGFGYLLNQKYWGQGYATEAACAVVEWAINLPEIHRVWATCDTENLASVKVLEKSGLVCEGRLRCYQIRPNISTIPRDAFMYAKVRDAS, from the coding sequence GTGAGTCCGTTATTTGCCGATAAAGATAAAAGCGCTCTCATGTTACAGGCTCCTGAAGTATTTACAACAGAAAGGCTTATTTTACGCCGCCCTCGTCTCGCAGATGCGGAGGCAATCTTTGAATATGCTAGCGATCCCAAAGTCATTCACTACATGGATTATCGTCCTCGTACTGATGTCAGCGAGGTTTTAAAATTCCTGGAGAGCCGTCCGGCAGAATGGGAATCAGGTAGTTTCTCCTGGGTACTTACAGTCAAACCTGACGATCGACCCATTGGCACGATTAGTTGTTGGGTAGAAGATCGTGCGGCTGGTTTTGGTTATCTGCTCAATCAGAAATATTGGGGACAAGGTTATGCAACAGAAGCCGCTTGTGCTGTCGTGGAATGGGCAATTAACTTGCCAGAAATTCATCGAGTTTGGGCAACTTGCGATACGGAAAACCTTGCTTCAGTTAAAGTTCTGGAAAAGAGTGGTTTAGTGTGTGAAGGGAGGTTGCGTTGCTACCAAATCCGCCCTAACATTTCAACAATTCCTAGAGATGCCTTCATGTATGCCAAGGTGCGTGACGCGAGCTAA
- the recJ gene encoding single-stranded-DNA-specific exonuclease RecJ: MMQAQWQIAAPSTSTIPLEFLEAVRAYTPYSEGKYAAQLLWKRGIKEIEELPGFFDPERYLACSPFEFGQEMKQAVRRLLAARDTGERVTIWGDFDADGVTSTSVLWEGLGQFLPQELQLNYYIPDRFTESHGLNCEGIDRLAAAGTTLIVTCDTGSTNLREIEAATALGIDLIITDHHALPPERPEVVAIINPRYFAETHPFYHLSGVAVAYKLVEAMYATLPEVPQQPLEDLLDLVAIGLIADLVALKGDCRYLAQRGLQQLRKQSVAPTRPGVAKLLELCKRSGDRPTDISFGIGPRINAVSRIHGDARFCVELLTSRDRERCEQLALETELANSRRKELQKTVAASVKRRLEQIDLSTTSVIVLEDPQWSGGVLGLVAGQMAQEYGRPTVLLSRGEEDEDGLARGSARSIREIDFYELVKSQAHLLHRFGGHPFAAGLSLPVENIPLFRDAIDRELRAKIVEPTALVPTFKTDLTVTVAELGKELFRELNLLEPYGMGNPIPQLLIKNCWFKNAWNKNITDAKNKTVSYLKTTFKLCDESRPQGIAGMWWGHSRDELPLEGVRCDAIVELDFNTYSRGEDGKGSYEARLVAVRVAGESAVSEGEWKGEWMADWRGKGEEMAEAATSYAVLRDCPSSWRKLQGEFNAAVAQSKPLALAYPSPESPTPEQVWRKLIGIAKHLDRTATPASLEQIAIALGLSRLTLESGLEALKSLGFELKRTGDSLSIRWKSQNSNPATDAISLFLLQIEEEQFRQGYFYRAPVETLQAGL, from the coding sequence ATGATGCAAGCTCAATGGCAAATCGCCGCCCCTTCAACATCAACAATTCCCCTCGAATTTCTCGAAGCCGTTCGCGCTTATACGCCATATTCTGAAGGAAAATATGCCGCGCAATTATTATGGAAAAGAGGCATCAAAGAGATAGAAGAGTTACCGGGATTCTTTGACCCAGAGCGCTATCTAGCGTGCAGTCCGTTTGAATTCGGACAAGAAATGAAACAAGCCGTTCGACGATTGCTTGCAGCGCGCGACACCGGCGAAAGAGTTACGATTTGGGGCGATTTTGATGCCGATGGGGTCACTTCAACCAGCGTTTTATGGGAAGGATTGGGACAGTTTTTACCCCAAGAACTCCAGTTAAATTATTACATTCCCGATCGCTTCACCGAATCCCACGGCTTAAATTGTGAAGGCATCGATCGCTTAGCCGCAGCGGGAACCACGCTTATCGTCACCTGCGATACGGGTAGCACGAACTTGCGCGAAATCGAGGCAGCGACAGCATTAGGGATCGATCTTATTATCACCGACCATCACGCCCTACCGCCGGAACGCCCGGAAGTCGTCGCCATAATCAATCCTCGTTATTTCGCCGAAACGCACCCGTTTTATCACCTTTCCGGCGTAGCCGTTGCTTATAAATTGGTGGAAGCGATGTATGCAACGCTACCGGAAGTTCCGCAACAACCCTTAGAAGACCTGCTGGATTTAGTCGCGATTGGCTTAATTGCTGATTTGGTCGCATTGAAGGGAGATTGTCGCTATCTCGCCCAGCGCGGTTTGCAGCAATTGCGGAAGCAATCCGTCGCGCCGACTCGTCCCGGAGTGGCGAAATTGCTGGAGTTGTGCAAGCGAAGCGGCGATCGCCCGACGGATATTTCGTTTGGGATCGGGCCGCGCATCAATGCAGTCAGTCGCATTCATGGCGATGCACGCTTTTGCGTAGAATTACTGACGAGTCGCGATCGCGAGCGTTGCGAACAATTAGCCCTAGAAACCGAACTCGCCAATAGCCGCCGCAAGGAGTTACAGAAAACCGTCGCTGCCTCGGTTAAACGACGTTTGGAACAGATCGACCTCTCCACGACAAGCGTTATCGTGTTGGAAGATCCGCAATGGTCGGGGGGCGTGTTAGGGTTAGTCGCAGGGCAGATGGCGCAGGAATACGGCCGTCCGACGGTGTTGTTGAGTCGGGGGGAAGAGGACGAAGATGGGCTGGCGCGGGGTTCGGCGCGATCGATTCGGGAGATAGACTTCTACGAATTAGTGAAATCGCAAGCGCATCTGCTGCATCGTTTTGGTGGTCATCCGTTTGCAGCGGGATTGAGTTTGCCGGTGGAAAATATTCCTTTATTTCGGGACGCGATCGACCGAGAATTAAGAGCTAAAATTGTCGAACCAACAGCGTTAGTCCCAACTTTTAAAACCGATCTAACCGTCACGGTTGCTGAATTAGGAAAAGAATTATTTCGGGAATTAAACCTGCTCGAACCGTATGGAATGGGCAATCCAATTCCGCAACTGCTGATTAAGAATTGCTGGTTTAAAAATGCTTGGAATAAAAATATTACCGATGCCAAGAATAAAACGGTGAGCTATTTAAAAACCACCTTTAAACTCTGCGATGAATCGCGTCCGCAGGGGATTGCAGGGATGTGGTGGGGACATTCGCGGGACGAACTACCGCTAGAGGGGGTACGCTGCGACGCGATCGTTGAGTTAGATTTTAATACTTACAGTCGGGGAGAGGACGGGAAAGGCAGCTACGAAGCGCGTTTAGTTGCGGTGCGGGTTGCGGGCGAAAGTGCCGTTAGCGAGGGGGAGTGGAAGGGAGAATGGATGGCAGATTGGCGGGGTAAAGGGGAAGAGATGGCGGAAGCAGCAACTTCTTATGCAGTTTTGAGGGATTGTCCGAGTAGTTGGAGGAAATTGCAGGGGGAATTTAACGCCGCAGTTGCGCAATCCAAACCTTTAGCCCTGGCTTATCCTTCTCCCGAATCGCCCACCCCAGAGCAAGTTTGGCGCAAACTCATCGGGATTGCGAAACACCTCGATCGCACCGCTACCCCAGCAAGTTTAGAGCAAATCGCGATCGCGTTGGGTCTGAGTCGTCTTACCCTCGAATCGGGATTGGAAGCGTTGAAAAGTTTGGGGTTCGAGCTAAAACGCACGGGCGATTCTTTAAGCATTCGCTGGAAATCCCAAAACTCGAATCCTGCAACTGACGCAATTTCTTTGTTCCTATTGCAAATCGAAGAAGAACAATTCAGACAAGGATATTTTTATCGCGCTCCTGTAGAAACTTTACAAGCCGGATTGTAG
- the prmA gene encoding 50S ribosomal protein L11 methyltransferase, giving the protein MSNSWWEIKILSDPTLEDLVFWRLDAFGCSGTASEKKGNSVLISSYIAQEDAQMLDVAALSLWLHQDALALEFPLPKTQWHLIDEEDWASSWKQYWEPQDIGDRFLICPAWLTPPEHGDRLVIRLDPGAAFGTGTHPTTQLCLESLEMRLSEGAEELVLADIGCGSGILSIGAILLGAQKVYAVDVDSMAVRAAYNNRELNQISSDRIAISKGSVGEIAELSPVGIDGIVCNILAEVIVDLIPEMSKIVKPQSWAIFSGILLEQANYVSATLEAHGWTVATLWKRQEWCCLNVRR; this is encoded by the coding sequence ATGTCCAATAGTTGGTGGGAAATTAAAATATTAAGCGATCCGACCTTGGAAGATTTAGTCTTCTGGCGGCTGGATGCTTTTGGCTGTAGCGGTACGGCGAGCGAAAAGAAGGGAAATTCGGTGCTGATTTCTTCTTATATCGCCCAGGAAGACGCACAGATGCTCGATGTCGCGGCTTTATCGCTGTGGTTGCATCAGGATGCTTTGGCGCTGGAGTTTCCCCTTCCTAAAACGCAATGGCATTTAATCGATGAGGAAGATTGGGCGAGCAGTTGGAAGCAGTATTGGGAGCCGCAAGATATTGGCGATCGCTTCTTGATTTGTCCGGCCTGGTTGACTCCCCCGGAACACGGCGATCGCTTGGTGATTCGCCTCGATCCCGGCGCGGCATTCGGTACGGGAACGCACCCCACCACGCAACTGTGTTTGGAATCGTTGGAAATGCGCTTGAGCGAGGGCGCAGAGGAGCTAGTTTTAGCCGATATTGGCTGCGGTTCGGGCATTCTTTCGATTGGTGCAATTCTGCTCGGCGCGCAAAAGGTGTACGCGGTGGATGTCGATTCTATGGCAGTTCGCGCAGCCTACAACAATCGCGAGTTAAATCAAATTAGTAGCGATCGCATTGCTATTTCTAAGGGGAGTGTCGGCGAGATCGCAGAATTATCCCCGGTTGGAATTGATGGGATCGTTTGCAATATTTTGGCGGAAGTTATCGTCGATTTAATTCCTGAAATGAGCAAAATTGTGAAGCCTCAAAGTTGGGCCATTTTTAGCGGAATTTTACTCGAGCAAGCGAACTACGTTTCGGCAACTTTAGAGGCTCACGGTTGGACGGTGGCGACGTTGTGGAAGCGTCAGGAATGGTGTTGTTTGAATGTGAGACGATAG
- a CDS encoding cation:proton antiporter subunit C — protein sequence MLEACALTTILIGFLGIILKKNLVMKIVSMDVMSTGVVAYYVLMASSDGLLTPILGDIKNTDYADPVPQAVILTAIVIGFSIQALMLVGVMKLARDNPTLESREIENNNRL from the coding sequence ATGTTAGAAGCGTGCGCGTTAACAACAATATTAATCGGTTTTCTAGGGATTATTTTAAAGAAAAATCTCGTCATGAAAATTGTTTCAATGGATGTCATGAGTACCGGAGTTGTTGCTTATTACGTGCTAATGGCATCGAGCGATGGTTTGTTGACCCCAATTTTAGGGGATATCAAAAATACCGACTATGCCGATCCAGTTCCCCAAGCCGTTATTTTAACCGCCATCGTCATCGGCTTTTCCATTCAAGCATTAATGCTTGTCGGCGTGATGAAACTCGCCCGAGACAATCCAACCTTAGAGAGTCGCGAAATCGAAAATAATAATAGGCTATGA
- a CDS encoding DUF262 domain-containing protein: protein MNIEPAYTSIGNLFSYKPMFFIPKYQRAYAWNAESVSDFIKDLKKCFEKRRSDSPVNHFFGGILSVKHSVPGTVNQHKYEIIDGQQRIATFTLLVACLVKSYKELQVEANGLGDTDNESIIKGRIEKLSERFIEFSQEVQRVVTPVEVLELSKADRSFYKELIRDIQTSVSRDSHNKILYAYNSLRTTIQSIIASHARIEDKIDDLEIVQNILDNDFTILHMVTGSREDAFRLFQVINDRGTNLTDGDLLRAKTLELLEGFNQQQDAVERMWDEILADPPADTKNYLNWIYESYQGNRPQQNALFDMFLDKFFPQNQQISLTLHHAQQIHETVKNIHEDIIKCRKLIKGQWLYSKQQPITGWDITRLNILLVELGHDLSIPLFLAAAKLDHRLFSEIVQIVERTFFRYKIICNQHATPLKGIYYQESLAIRQDPNSYTISNIKTKLQNLISTKATDSTFKNALNMLEYKESGGNKPLKYFLMTVEYYYQWYKNGAAGVPVCVDKSRVYDFAGTSIEHVYPRNSGSSVLDSNLEPLKNTLGNLTIMDPGQNTLGGNDPFMCKAPLYQQSSVLLTQEIGSKTTWTQIEINDQKELLIDAALKIFIP, encoded by the coding sequence ATGAATATTGAGCCGGCATATACTTCTATTGGTAACCTATTTTCCTATAAACCCATGTTCTTCATTCCAAAGTATCAAAGAGCTTATGCTTGGAATGCTGAATCTGTATCTGATTTCATAAAAGACTTAAAAAAGTGTTTTGAAAAAAGGAGATCGGATTCACCTGTAAACCATTTCTTTGGTGGAATCCTAAGCGTAAAACACTCTGTTCCAGGCACAGTTAATCAGCATAAATACGAAATCATTGATGGTCAGCAAAGAATTGCAACATTTACTTTGCTAGTCGCGTGCTTAGTAAAAAGCTACAAAGAATTGCAAGTAGAAGCAAATGGATTAGGCGATACTGATAATGAATCAATTATAAAAGGACGAATAGAAAAGCTATCTGAACGTTTTATAGAATTTAGCCAAGAAGTCCAAAGAGTGGTTACTCCTGTTGAAGTTTTAGAACTATCTAAAGCCGATCGATCTTTTTATAAAGAATTAATTCGTGACATTCAGACTTCTGTTTCAAGAGATTCTCATAACAAAATTTTATATGCCTATAATTCCCTGAGAACCACTATTCAGTCAATCATTGCTTCTCATGCTAGGATTGAAGACAAAATTGACGATCTTGAAATAGTTCAAAATATTCTGGACAATGACTTTACTATTCTCCACATGGTAACTGGCAGCCGAGAGGATGCGTTTCGGCTTTTTCAGGTTATTAACGATAGAGGTACTAATCTAACGGATGGTGACCTTTTAAGAGCTAAAACATTAGAGCTTTTAGAAGGTTTTAATCAACAACAGGACGCTGTTGAAAGAATGTGGGACGAAATACTAGCCGATCCTCCTGCTGATACTAAGAATTATCTTAACTGGATTTATGAGTCCTATCAAGGAAATAGACCTCAGCAAAATGCTTTGTTTGATATGTTTCTCGATAAATTCTTTCCTCAAAATCAGCAGATTAGCTTAACACTACACCATGCACAGCAGATTCATGAAACGGTAAAGAACATCCATGAGGATATCATCAAGTGTAGAAAGCTCATAAAAGGTCAGTGGTTATATTCAAAACAGCAACCTATTACTGGCTGGGATATAACTCGCTTAAATATTCTTTTAGTTGAACTTGGACATGATTTATCAATTCCTTTATTTCTTGCAGCGGCTAAACTCGATCATCGATTATTCTCCGAAATAGTTCAGATAGTCGAAAGAACTTTTTTTAGATATAAAATAATATGCAATCAGCACGCAACCCCTTTGAAGGGTATTTACTATCAAGAGTCACTAGCTATCAGACAAGACCCGAATTCTTATACTATCTCTAATATAAAAACAAAACTGCAAAATCTAATCAGTACAAAAGCTACAGATTCAACATTTAAAAATGCTCTTAATATGCTTGAGTATAAAGAGTCTGGTGGGAACAAACCACTTAAATATTTTCTTATGACCGTTGAATACTATTATCAATGGTACAAAAATGGTGCGGCAGGAGTACCTGTTTGTGTTGATAAAAGTAGGGTTTATGACTTTGCAGGAACATCCATTGAACATGTGTATCCACGTAATTCAGGTAGTTCAGTTTTAGACTCTAATCTTGAGCCACTTAAAAATACACTTGGGAACTTGACAATTATGGATCCAGGTCAAAATACTTTAGGCGGGAATGATCCCTTTATGTGTAAAGCACCGCTTTATCAACAATCTTCTGTTTTGTTGACTCAAGAAATAGGTTCAAAGACAACTTGGACACAAATCGAAATAAATGACCAAAAAGAGCTTTTAATAGATGCTGCTCTTAAAATTTTTATTCCATAA
- the serA gene encoding phosphoglycerate dehydrogenase: MAKVLVSDPVDQAGIDILSQVAQVDVKTGLSADELINVIGQYDALMIRSGTRVTEEVIEAGTQLKIIGRAGVGVDNVDIPAATRRGIVVVNSPEGNTTAAAEQALALMMALSRHIPQAHQSMLEGRWDRKKFMGSEVYKKTLGIVGLGKIGSHVAAVAKAMGMQLLAYDPFITAERAEQIGCRLADLETLFRESDYITLHVPKTPETANMINAETLAKMKPTVRIINCARGGIIDEAALAEALEAGTIAGAALDVFDSEPLGDSSLRSLDSRIILTPHLGASTEEAQVNVAIDVAEQIRDVLLGLPARSAVNIPGLSPNVMEQLKPYLRLAETLGALVGQLAGGRIDKLEVRLQGDLATSQSQPLVVASIKGLLSQALRERVNYVNASIEAKERGIRVIETKDAATGDYSGSLHLSARGSLGEHSVTGALLSNGEIRITSLDGFPVNVPPSNYMLFTLHRDMPGIIGKIGMLLGNFNVNIASMQVGRKIVRGNAVMVLSLDDPLPEGIVEEIAKIPGIADAYTVTL, from the coding sequence ATGGCTAAAGTTCTTGTCTCAGATCCCGTAGACCAAGCGGGAATTGATATTCTCTCTCAAGTCGCTCAAGTTGATGTTAAAACCGGGTTATCCGCCGACGAACTGATTAATGTTATTGGGCAGTACGACGCACTGATGATTCGTTCGGGAACGCGCGTTACTGAAGAAGTCATCGAAGCGGGAACGCAACTAAAAATCATTGGCAGAGCGGGCGTTGGAGTCGATAATGTCGATATTCCTGCCGCAACTCGTCGGGGAATCGTTGTTGTTAATTCCCCAGAAGGTAATACTACCGCCGCTGCCGAGCAAGCACTTGCCTTAATGATGGCGCTTTCTCGTCACATCCCCCAAGCGCATCAATCCATGCTCGAAGGGCGCTGGGATCGCAAAAAGTTTATGGGTAGCGAGGTTTATAAAAAAACCCTCGGTATTGTTGGTTTGGGTAAAATTGGTTCCCACGTTGCCGCTGTAGCGAAAGCGATGGGAATGCAATTATTGGCTTACGATCCGTTTATCACCGCAGAACGCGCCGAACAAATCGGCTGTCGCCTTGCGGACTTGGAAACTTTATTCCGCGAGTCGGACTATATCACGCTCCACGTCCCGAAAACACCGGAAACCGCCAATATGATTAATGCGGAAACGCTCGCCAAAATGAAGCCGACGGTGAGAATTATTAATTGCGCTCGGGGCGGTATTATTGACGAGGCTGCGTTAGCCGAAGCGTTGGAAGCGGGAACGATTGCTGGAGCAGCATTAGATGTTTTTGATAGCGAACCCTTGGGCGATTCGTCTTTACGTTCCCTCGACAGTCGTATCATCCTTACCCCTCATTTAGGTGCTTCCACGGAGGAAGCGCAAGTCAATGTCGCGATCGATGTTGCCGAACAAATTCGCGATGTCTTGTTGGGATTGCCCGCACGTTCTGCGGTGAATATCCCCGGACTTAGCCCGAATGTGATGGAACAACTGAAGCCTTATCTGCGTTTGGCAGAAACGTTAGGTGCTTTAGTCGGGCAACTCGCAGGCGGACGCATCGACAAGCTGGAAGTGCGACTTCAAGGCGATTTGGCAACCAGTCAAAGCCAGCCGTTGGTGGTTGCTTCGATTAAAGGATTGCTCTCCCAAGCGTTGCGCGAGCGCGTGAATTATGTCAATGCTAGCATTGAAGCCAAGGAACGGGGGATTCGCGTCATTGAAACCAAGGATGCGGCGACGGGGGATTATTCGGGTTCGTTGCATCTTTCGGCGCGCGGTTCCCTCGGCGAACATTCAGTGACGGGCGCGCTGTTGAGTAATGGGGAAATTCGCATTACCAGTCTGGATGGTTTTCCGGTGAATGTACCGCCCAGCAACTATATGTTATTTACCTTGCACCGCGATATGCCAGGAATTATTGGTAAGATTGGGATGCTACTGGGGAATTTCAATGTGAATATTGCCAGTATGCAAGTGGGGCGGAAGATTGTACGCGGCAACGCAGTGATGGTGTTGAGCTTAGACGATCCTCTCCCGGAAGGCATTGTTGAGGAAATTGCGAAGATTCCTGGCATTGCTGATGCTTACACGGTAACGCTTTAG